Genomic window (Cellulosilyticum lentocellum DSM 5427):
CATCGATTGCTTTAAGACCTGTTTGAAGTGGTGTATCAACTGATTTTCTGTCGATAACGCCTGATGCAACACGTTCTACTGGTCTAAATTTATCTGTGTTAATTGGACCTTTTCCATCGATAGGTTGACCAAGTGCATTTACAACGCGTCCACTAAGAGCATCACCTACTGGTACCTCTACAACACGTCCTGTTGATTTAACTGTGTCACCTTCTTTGATGTTTTGGTCAGAACCTAAGAGAACAACCCCGATGTTGTCTTCTTCTAAGTTTTGTACCATACCATAAACTTCACCTGGGAACTCAAGAAGCTCACCTGACATAGCCTTTTCAAGTCCATGTACACGTGCGATACCGTCACCAACAGTGATAACAGTTCCAACTTCTTCTGCCTGAAGGTGTGCTTTATAGTTTTTAATCTGGTCTTTAATAATACTACTGATTTCTTCTGGTCTCAGATTCATTAACTGAATACACCCCTTTCTATGCAGGTCTAAGCTTTGATAATTGTTTCTTTAAAGCTTGCATCTCGCCTTTAATACTAGCGTCTACAACTTTATCGCCAACTCTAATCACTAGTCCTGCTATAATGCCTTCATCTACGATTGTTTCAAGTTCAATTTTGCTTTTTGTACTTGCTTCAAGCTTTGCTTTAATAGCTTCTACTTGGCCTTCTTTAAGTGCTACAGCCGATGTAACAGTTGCTTTAACAATACCGGATTCCTTTTTAATACGTTCAAGGAAACCTTCAAGTACATTTATCATTTCAGACTGTCTACCTTTTTTCACAAGTAAAACTAAAAGTCCTAAAATAGAGTTTTCTACTTTACCTGTAAAAATAGTTTCAAGGAGACTGATTTTTTCCTCTGTTGTAACTTTATGATTTTCTAAAACTGCCATAAAGTCTGGTTCATCCTGAAGTACTTTAATAATGACTTTTACCTCTTCTTCATAGGTTGCCATTTTCCCTTCAGAACTAGCGATATCAAATAGGGCAGTAGCATATCTTTTAACAACTAACTTAGCCACTGTACATCCCCCATCTCTTTAATAATATCGTCAATGATTTCTTGATGTTTGTTTTCATCTATTGAGAGGGCAACAAATTTACTTGCCATAAGAGTAGAAACATCAATAAGCTGAGTTTTCATCTCATCTTTAACACGTTCTTGTTCAAGAAGAATGTCATTTGCAGCTTTGGCTTTCATAGCTTCGATTTCTTTCTTAGCTTCTGCAACCATTTGCTCTTCTCTAGCTAAAGCTTTCGCTCTAGTCTCTTTAAGGATTTGTGCTGCTTCTTCTTCAATACCCGCGATTTTATCTTCATAATCTGCTTTAAGCTTAGCTGCATTTGCATTTGTAGCTTTAGCTTCGTTAATCTCATTCGCAATAGCTTGTTTTCTCTTATCAAGCATCGCAGTCACTGGTTTGTGAAGAATGAAGTAAAGTGCTACAACAATAACTAAAGTAGAGAATAATTGTAACCCTAAATCAGTTAGTAACTGAGCATCAAATCCTATGATTCTTCCTGGCAACTCAGTTGCAGCTAATACAGTAATTAATGATGTATTCAAAGGGAAGCTCCCTCCTTTCTCGTCTATGTTGCTATTATTTTAATTCGCTTCTTATAAAGATTGGTATTTTGTAATAAGTGGGTTTGCGAATAAAAGAATAATAGCTACGATAAGACCGTAAATACCTGTTGTCTCTGCTACAGCTGCTCCTAAAAGCATAGTACTTACGATTGTAGATTGAGCTTCTGGTTGACGACCTACTGCTTCTGCACCTTTACCAGCTGCATAACCTTGTCCAATACCAGGTCCAATACCTGCGATCATAGCAAGACCTGCACCAATTGCTGAACATGCTAAGATTAAAGCGTTTCCATCGATTTGTTGATTATCCATAATTAAAATCCTCCTTAATAGTTGCTTTTAAAATTATTTAAATTAACTTAAATCTTTTTATTTATGCCTATCCCATGCTGTCTCTTAAAATACTATAATAATCTAGAACTTCGCTAGAAGTAGTCTTAAAAGATGTTTACAAAGAGTAATAATAAGGCAATAATAAGGGCATAAATACCAGTTGTTTGCGCTACTGCTTGACCTAGTAACATAGTTCTAAGTATTGTAGCTTGAAGCTTAGGTCTATTACCTACTGCTTCTGCAGCTTTACCTGCTGCATAACCTTGTCCGACTCCAGGTCCAATACCTGCAATCATTGATAATCCTGCTCCAATCGCTGAACATGCAAGCACTAAACCAACACCTGTTTTATTTACTAATGGATTAGCAAATAACATAATAATAGCAATAACCAGAGAGAAAATTCCTGACGTCTCTGCTACAGCTGCTCCTAGAAGCATAACAAGTGTAGCTGGTTTACTACCTTCTCCTGGGTTTTTCCCCACAGCTTCCGCTGCTTTCCCTGCTGCATAACCTTGTCCGATTCCCGGCCCAATACCGCCAATCATTGCAAAACCTGCTCCGATTGCTGAAAAGGCTAAAATGAGCGCTTTAGGGTCTACATTTTGCATCCAACCAAATAAAAAGTCCATAAATCCTGACATTTTTTCACCTCATTCCTATTCCATGGCACTTGACACGAATGTCATACTAAGCATTACGAAAATAAATGCTTGAAGTGCACCTGCAAAAACGTCAAAGTATCCGTGAAGCACTGCTGGTATACCAAGGAAAACTACAATTTTAGGGAACATCGCATAAACAAGCCCCATAATAATTGATCCACCAAGGATATTACCAAACAAACGGAAGCTTAATGAAACTGGCGTTGCAAGTTCACCAATAATGTTGATTGGTAGTAAAAGTGGGAAAGGTTCCAAGAAACCTTTAAAGTACCCAACTCCTTTTGATTTAATACCAAAGCCATGAATCATAAAGAATGTAATGAGTGCAAAGGCAAGTGTCGTTGCAAAATCTGCTGTCGGTGGTCTGATGCCAATAAGGCCAGATAAGTTACAAACCGCAATATAAATAAGAAGTGGACCGTAATAGCCCGCAAACTTTTTCCCTGCTGGTCCCATACTGGAGATAGTAAAGTTATTGATCATATCTACTATCATTTCAACCGTGGTTTGTAATTTTGTTTCTGGTACTTCTTTGAATTTTCTCATTTTGACCCTTAAAATAACTGCCACAAGGATAAGTCCAAGCATAATAAGCCATGTACTAACAATAGTTTGAGTTAGATAAACAGGCTGACCATTTACTTCAAAGAGCTTAAAATACAATTGTGCACCAAAATCTAGATTGTCACCCACTTACTCACGCTCCTTCCATCTAAAATATATATGCAAAGAACCTAAAAGGTTCCATTTGCCAATTCTACTGTGCTTTTTTATTGAGGGCTAACTGTGCATAAGCACCTACCTTCATGGAAATAAGTCCAAAAAACACACCTAATAAATTAATACTTGGCTCTAGCGCTGCTATAACCAGTACAACACCTGTAAGAATATATCTAATCATATACTGAACGTTTGCATACTTTTGTGCTTTTCCTTCTGGCATAGCAATAGCTTTTGCAATCGTATTTTGCATAAGCTTTAACTTAAGTAAGGAAAAAACTAAACCAAAAGTAATCCCTAAGGTCCAGCCTAGCTTATCGGCTACCAATAGTATGCCTATAATATATACAATTAATGAAAACAATATCATGCAAATTAACATGAAATTTTTCTTAAACATTTCATTATTCATGTTTATCCTCTTTCTTAGCCTGCTTACTAGTATAATAAAATAAATTTCTAAAAGCTGCCCCTACTCCTAAAATAATAAAAATGATAGTAAAAATTGGAGCTGTCTTTACTTTTTCATCAATGAATATCCCGATAAAAGTACAAATTAAAATAGGTGTAATCATTGTTATCCCTAATTGGGAAATTAAACTTAAACTCTTAGCCCACGAACTAATTTTCACGATTTACACCCTACTTTCTACATAATAACCCATATTAATTATACTTTATAGTAAAATCCATAAAATTTCAAGAGAAACAGCTTCTGGATACTTGTACAATATACATTCCTTTCAAAATGTATATTTGTCATATACTGTTTCTAAATGTCGTTTTTTCCCTAAAATACAAGAATTTTTTTCTGATTTATTGGTAAAATATAATATTTTTTTTGTTAATTATTACCCTTTCTATGCTTCTGCAAATAAGCCATTTAATAATCACAACTTTTGTTTCTTCACCTATTATCTCAATAAATAATAAAAGTAATACATCCACACTTAAAGGATGTATTACTTTTTTATTCTAGGCTTTATAGCAGTAATCTGCTGGTTTAGTCTCCACTTTATTGAATTCATAAAGAATAGCCTCTACAATACGTCTTGAAGCTTCTCCATCACCAAATGGATTCTTAGCTTGTGCCATTTGGTCATATAATGCTCTATCTGTCAATAATTCTGTAGTAAGAGCATGAATTGTTTCTTGTTCAATTCCTGCAAGCTTTAAAGTACCTGCTTCAATACCTTCTGGTCTTTCAGTTACATTTCTAAGTACTAAAACAGGTTTCCCAAGAGATGGTACTTCTTCTTGTAACCCACCTGAATCTGTTAGAACTAAATAAGAACGTTTCATAAGATTGTGCATATCTTTAAGGTCTAATGGTTCTACCAAATGTACTCTAGGTAAATCCCCTAATACCCCAAATGCCACCTCTCTTACTGCTGGATTTTTGTGCACTGCATAAACAAGTTCAGTATCTTCATTTTCTAATAAAACCTCTTTAATAGCCTCACATATATTATGAAGTGGCTGCCCGAGATTTTCTCTTCTATGAGCTGTCATAGTAATAACACGTTTATTAGTATAATCAATAGTATTAAGTTCTTCTACGGTAAAATTATATTCTGCTTCAACAGTTGTTTTTAAAGCATCAATAACTGTATTACCAGTTACATAAATATGCTCATCACTTACCGCCTCACGTAACAGATTCTCTTTTGCCAGAGGGGTAGGAGAAAAATGAAGATCCGCAAGTGAACCTGTTAATTTACGATTCATTTCTTCTGGAAATGGCTCATATTTGTTATAAGTTCTTAGTCCTGCTTCTACGTGACCTACTTTTATTTGTTTATAAAATGCTGCTAATGCTGCTGCGAAAGAAGTCGTTGTGTCCCCATGAACTAAAACAATATCAGGCTTTGCTTCTCCAAAAACCT
Coding sequences:
- the atpH gene encoding ATP synthase F1 subunit delta, producing the protein MAKLVVKRYATALFDIASSEGKMATYEEEVKVIIKVLQDEPDFMAVLENHKVTTEEKISLLETIFTGKVENSILGLLVLLVKKGRQSEMINVLEGFLERIKKESGIVKATVTSAVALKEGQVEAIKAKLEASTKSKIELETIVDEGIIAGLVIRVGDKVVDASIKGEMQALKKQLSKLRPA
- the atpF gene encoding F0F1 ATP synthase subunit B codes for the protein MNTSLITVLAATELPGRIIGFDAQLLTDLGLQLFSTLVIVVALYFILHKPVTAMLDKRKQAIANEINEAKATNANAAKLKADYEDKIAGIEEEAAQILKETRAKALAREEQMVAEAKKEIEAMKAKAANDILLEQERVKDEMKTQLIDVSTLMASKFVALSIDENKHQEIIDDIIKEMGDVQWLS
- the atpE gene encoding ATP synthase F0 subunit C, whose amino-acid sequence is MDNQQIDGNALILACSAIGAGLAMIAGIGPGIGQGYAAGKGAEAVGRQPEAQSTIVSTMLLGAAVAETTGIYGLIVAIILLFANPLITKYQSL
- the atpE gene encoding ATP synthase F0 subunit C is translated as MLACSAIGAGLSMIAGIGPGVGQGYAAGKAAEAVGNRPKLQATILRTMLLGQAVAQTTGIYALIIALLLLFVNIF
- the atpB gene encoding F0F1 ATP synthase subunit A produces the protein MGDNLDFGAQLYFKLFEVNGQPVYLTQTIVSTWLIMLGLILVAVILRVKMRKFKEVPETKLQTTVEMIVDMINNFTISSMGPAGKKFAGYYGPLLIYIAVCNLSGLIGIRPPTADFATTLAFALITFFMIHGFGIKSKGVGYFKGFLEPFPLLLPINIIGELATPVSLSFRLFGNILGGSIIMGLVYAMFPKIVVFLGIPAVLHGYFDVFAGALQAFIFVMLSMTFVSSAME
- a CDS encoding ATP synthase subunit I gives rise to the protein MNNEMFKKNFMLICMILFSLIVYIIGILLVADKLGWTLGITFGLVFSLLKLKLMQNTIAKAIAMPEGKAQKYANVQYMIRYILTGVVLVIAALEPSINLLGVFFGLISMKVGAYAQLALNKKAQ
- a CDS encoding AtpZ/AtpI family protein, which gives rise to MKISSWAKSLSLISQLGITMITPILICTFIGIFIDEKVKTAPIFTIIFIILGVGAAFRNLFYYTSKQAKKEDKHE
- the wecB gene encoding non-hydrolyzing UDP-N-acetylglucosamine 2-epimerase, which translates into the protein MDKIRVMSVFGTRPEAVKMAPLVKELEKHQDIESLVCVTAQHREMLDQVLELFDIKPDYDLDIMKQRQTLTGITNRVLEGLDKVFGEAKPDIVLVHGDTTTSFAAALAAFYKQIKVGHVEAGLRTYNKYEPFPEEMNRKLTGSLADLHFSPTPLAKENLLREAVSDEHIYVTGNTVIDALKTTVEAEYNFTVEELNTIDYTNKRVITMTAHRRENLGQPLHNICEAIKEVLLENEDTELVYAVHKNPAVREVAFGVLGDLPRVHLVEPLDLKDMHNLMKRSYLVLTDSGGLQEEVPSLGKPVLVLRNVTERPEGIEAGTLKLAGIEQETIHALTTELLTDRALYDQMAQAKNPFGDGEASRRIVEAILYEFNKVETKPADYCYKA